One region of Baekduia soli genomic DNA includes:
- a CDS encoding lysylphosphatidylglycerol synthase transmembrane domain-containing protein has translation MREVIDGAIDRAHHAADLLLSNAVDVDPLWLVAGVLAHLAAQVVRIRGWWNILRVAYPAQAAGLRHRDVTVAYLAGSGINGLLPARAGDVVKYTILHRRLPGSRYSTLAATSLPETLFESALGAVLVVWMLARGFLPVPAAPGDLPGPDASTVVEHPVLAAASVAAAVLLTVVVLRWAGRRSRVLLDRLRQGLTILRRPRLFMTGVATWQALGRVIRLGSLACFLNAFGLPATVGTAVLVMAAQSGGRIVPIAPVSTGLRIVLLAYGLVEVTGRPVDPGAITVFTVGVSATLFVVMLAISVTIVARELGAHTPRGALRAARAVDVATPVAAPVAVQAGHAAVIRSTARAPGWLRAAARRDPPA, from the coding sequence ATGAGGGAGGTCATCGACGGGGCGATCGATCGCGCCCACCACGCCGCCGACCTGCTGCTCAGCAACGCCGTCGACGTCGACCCGCTGTGGCTGGTCGCCGGGGTGCTGGCCCACCTCGCCGCACAGGTCGTCCGCATCCGCGGCTGGTGGAACATCCTCCGCGTCGCGTACCCGGCGCAGGCCGCCGGCCTGCGTCACCGCGACGTCACCGTCGCCTACCTTGCAGGGTCCGGGATCAACGGCCTGCTTCCGGCCCGCGCAGGCGACGTCGTCAAGTACACGATCCTGCATCGACGGCTGCCCGGATCGCGCTACAGCACGCTCGCCGCGACATCGCTGCCCGAAACGCTGTTCGAATCCGCGCTCGGCGCGGTCCTGGTCGTGTGGATGCTCGCTCGGGGCTTCCTTCCCGTGCCCGCCGCGCCCGGCGACCTGCCGGGACCCGACGCCTCGACGGTCGTCGAGCACCCGGTCCTCGCGGCGGCGTCGGTTGCGGCGGCGGTCCTGCTGACGGTCGTCGTCCTGCGGTGGGCCGGGCGCCGGTCCCGCGTGCTGCTGGATCGCCTGCGCCAGGGCCTGACCATCCTGCGCCGGCCGCGCCTGTTCATGACCGGTGTTGCGACCTGGCAGGCGCTCGGCCGCGTGATCCGGCTGGGATCGCTGGCCTGCTTCCTGAACGCCTTCGGCCTTCCGGCGACGGTGGGAACGGCCGTCCTGGTCATGGCCGCCCAGAGCGGAGGGCGCATCGTGCCCATCGCGCCGGTCAGCACCGGGCTGCGGATCGTGCTGCTGGCCTACGGGCTCGTCGAGGTGACCGGCCGGCCGGTCGACCCCGGTGCCATCACGGTCTTCACCGTCGGGGTCAGCGCCACCCTCTTCGTCGTCATGCTGGCGATCTCGGTGACGATCGTGGCACGCGAGCTCGGCGCACACACACCACGGGGGGCGCTGCGGGCCGCCCGCGCTGTCGACGTCGCGACCCCCGTCGCGGCCCCCGTCGCGGTCCAGGCCGGCCACGCGGCAGTCATCCGCAGCACAGCGCGGGCGCCCGGCTGGCTCCGAGCGGCCGCCAGAAGGGATCCACCCGCATGA
- a CDS encoding chloride channel protein: MRERAARGARGPRGATITARARLGLSGTRGLVALALLVGVGAGLGAIAFRELIQGLTELFSGYRDYSAAGRVANPHVPGLGIWFVVLAPVMGGLLYGPLVARFAPEARGHGVPEVMLAVAEHGGRMRAQVPVIKALASALTIGSGGSVGREGPIVQIGSALGSLIGQAARVPERRLKLLVACGAAGGISATFNAPIAGVFFALEVILRDFETDSFGVVVLSSVTAAAIARGAFGSASFLHLPGFTLTSPVELVLYAALGLLGGAVGIVFIRVLYGSEDLADRLWRGPAWARPAVGGILLGLLLLAVPEMYGVGYPVLSLAVSGHYAIAFVLLLLVAKIAATSLTISIGGSGGVFAPSLFMGAMLGSAFGQVAHQLLPGVTAPAGAYALVGMGAVFAGSARAPITAVLIIFELTGEYSIILPLMLAIVLAAGISGRLSSDTIYTLKLRRRGIQIDRPRVVSVMRTVTLEDAIEPMPETLAADAPLSAAPARLTDRPDQSVPVLDALGRLVGVITAGDLEQHMMADDPPGADAGSLARGVHELHADDTLEDAVHALGATDATGLPVLTAGGREIAGWITHRSILYAYHRERRRLASAPTPTPTPADRPPARERDATPAVAP; the protein is encoded by the coding sequence GTGCGCGAGCGCGCTGCGCGCGGCGCCCGGGGTCCACGGGGGGCGACGATCACCGCACGCGCACGCCTCGGGCTGAGTGGGACCCGCGGCCTCGTCGCGCTCGCCCTGCTGGTCGGGGTCGGCGCCGGACTGGGCGCGATCGCGTTCCGCGAGCTCATCCAAGGGCTGACCGAGCTCTTCTCGGGCTACCGCGACTACAGCGCGGCCGGTCGCGTGGCCAATCCCCACGTTCCGGGCCTGGGCATCTGGTTCGTGGTCCTGGCACCGGTCATGGGTGGGCTCCTGTATGGGCCGCTGGTCGCGCGCTTCGCCCCCGAGGCACGTGGCCATGGGGTCCCCGAGGTCATGCTCGCGGTCGCCGAGCACGGCGGACGCATGCGCGCACAGGTGCCCGTGATCAAGGCGCTGGCCTCGGCGTTGACCATCGGCTCGGGCGGCTCGGTCGGCCGCGAGGGCCCCATCGTCCAGATCGGGTCCGCGCTCGGCTCGCTGATCGGCCAGGCGGCCCGCGTGCCCGAGCGCCGGCTCAAGCTGCTGGTGGCCTGTGGCGCAGCCGGCGGGATCTCGGCCACGTTCAACGCCCCGATCGCCGGGGTCTTCTTCGCGCTGGAGGTCATCCTGCGCGACTTCGAGACCGACTCCTTCGGCGTGGTCGTGCTCAGCTCGGTCACCGCCGCGGCGATCGCCCGCGGGGCGTTCGGCTCGGCGAGCTTCCTGCACCTGCCGGGCTTCACCCTGACCTCACCGGTCGAGCTGGTGCTCTACGCCGCGCTCGGCCTGCTCGGCGGTGCCGTCGGCATCGTGTTCATCCGCGTGCTCTACGGGTCCGAGGACCTCGCCGACCGCCTCTGGAGAGGTCCCGCCTGGGCCCGCCCCGCCGTCGGCGGCATCCTGCTCGGCCTACTGCTGCTCGCCGTCCCTGAGATGTACGGCGTGGGCTACCCCGTCCTCTCGCTGGCCGTCTCCGGCCACTACGCCATCGCGTTCGTCCTGCTGCTGCTGGTCGCCAAGATCGCGGCCACGAGCCTGACCATCTCGATCGGCGGCTCCGGCGGCGTCTTCGCCCCCTCCCTGTTCATGGGCGCCATGCTCGGCTCGGCCTTCGGCCAGGTCGCCCATCAGCTCCTGCCGGGGGTGACCGCACCCGCCGGCGCCTACGCCCTGGTCGGCATGGGAGCGGTGTTCGCCGGGTCGGCCCGGGCACCGATCACCGCGGTGCTCATCATCTTCGAGCTCACCGGCGAGTACTCCATCATCCTGCCGCTCATGCTCGCGATCGTCCTGGCCGCCGGCATCAGCGGGCGCCTGTCGTCCGACACGATCTACACGCTCAAGCTGCGTCGTCGCGGCATCCAGATCGACCGTCCCCGCGTCGTGAGCGTCATGCGCACCGTCACGCTCGAGGACGCGATCGAGCCCATGCCCGAGACCCTGGCCGCCGACGCGCCGCTCTCGGCGGCGCCGGCGCGCCTCACCGATCGCCCCGACCAGTCCGTTCCCGTCCTGGATGCGCTCGGAAGGCTGGTCGGCGTCATCACCGCCGGGGACCTCGAGCAGCACATGATGGCCGACGACCCACCCGGCGCCGATGCCGGCTCCCTCGCCCGCGGCGTCCACGAGCTGCACGCCGACGACACGCTCGAGGACGCCGTCCACGCCCTGGGCGCCACCGACGCGACCGGGCTGCCCGTGCTGACCGCGGGCGGTCGGGAGATCGCCGGCTGGATCACGCACCGCAGCATCCTGTACGCCTACCACCGAGAGCGCCGGCGCCTGGCGTCGGCGCCGACGCCGACGCCGACGCCGGCCGACCGGCCCCCGGCCCGCGAGCGCGACGCCACGCCAGCGGTCGCGCCCTAG
- a CDS encoding DsrE family protein has translation MASNGRVVVGCTHGEEDPDRVAVSYLTAVAALDQGKDVVMWLSVDGVRLGLRGYADRIRAGQEPPIDRLHGQFIEKGGRFFVCPICFRERELDEADLVDGAELKGATPLMEFVGDGATTFNY, from the coding sequence ATGGCAAGCAACGGACGCGTCGTCGTCGGCTGCACACATGGCGAGGAGGACCCCGACCGCGTGGCGGTCTCCTACCTCACCGCCGTCGCCGCCCTCGATCAAGGCAAGGACGTCGTCATGTGGCTCAGCGTCGACGGCGTGAGACTCGGCCTGCGTGGCTACGCCGACCGCATCCGCGCCGGCCAGGAACCACCGATCGACCGTCTCCATGGCCAGTTCATCGAGAAGGGCGGCCGGTTCTTCGTCTGCCCCATCTGCTTCCGCGAGCGCGAGCTCGACGAAGCCGACCTCGTCGACGGGGCCGAACTCAAGGGCGCCACGCCACTGATGGAGTTCGTCGGCGACGGCGCCACGACGTTCAACTACTGA
- a CDS encoding methyltransferase domain-containing protein — MSSHDIPVDVDVLRDEIRKTYTDVSTDQSKDYIFPTGRSWARALGYPEPELSRVPDATVESFAGVANHWALGRIEPGEVVLDLGCGAGTDLLIAAQMTGSTGQVIGVDMTTTMLARARQSANEMDVDNVELHESLIEALPLPDASVDVVISNGVIDLVPDKDAVLDEIDRVLRPGGRLQLADVIVHHEVSEDARKRIDLWTGUIAGALLEGEHARLLVQRAYTDITQGDLVDTYARSVFEDTRRKAAKFGAMGSTIRAVKPGH; from the coding sequence ATGAGCTCACACGACATTCCCGTCGACGTCGACGTCCTGCGCGACGAGATCCGCAAGACCTACACCGATGTCTCCACTGATCAGTCCAAGGACTACATCTTCCCCACCGGGCGAAGCTGGGCGCGAGCGCTCGGGTACCCCGAACCGGAGCTGTCGCGGGTTCCCGACGCCACCGTGGAGAGCTTCGCCGGGGTCGCCAACCACTGGGCGCTGGGACGGATCGAACCCGGAGAGGTCGTCCTGGACCTCGGCTGCGGCGCAGGCACCGACCTGCTGATCGCGGCCCAGATGACCGGGTCAACTGGGCAGGTCATCGGCGTCGACATGACCACGACGATGCTCGCGCGTGCCCGGCAGAGCGCCAACGAGATGGACGTCGACAACGTCGAGCTGCACGAGTCGCTGATCGAGGCACTGCCGCTACCCGACGCATCGGTCGACGTCGTGATCTCCAACGGCGTCATCGACCTGGTCCCCGACAAGGACGCCGTGCTCGACGAGATCGACCGCGTCCTTCGGCCCGGCGGCCGGCTGCAGCTGGCCGACGTGATCGTCCACCACGAAGTCTCCGAGGACGCCCGCAAGCGCATCGACCTCTGGACGGGGTGAATCGCCGGCGCGTTGCTCGAGGGCGAGCACGCGCGCCTGCTGGTCCAGCGGGCCTACACCGACATCACCCAGGGCGACCTCGTCGACACCTACGCACGCTCGGTCTTCGAGGACACCCGTCGCAAGGCGGCCAAGTTCGGGGCGATGGGCTCCACGATCCGCGCCGTCAAGCCAGGTCACTGA
- a CDS encoding ArsR/SmtB family transcription factor, translating to MSSRAEKTALFEAIALMGKAFASPRRLELLDLLAQAPRSVDELARASDQSTANTSQHLQALHAAGVVTRAREGTSVRYALAGDEVLRLWLSLRETSVAQLAEVERAAGEYLGEDVEAIGRDELIARLRRGEVMVIDVRPSEEFAAGHIDGARSIPIDELRDRLAELPADREVVAYCRGPFCAYAHEAVRQLRAAGRDARRLQEGWPEWRLATQPRMNQRAA from the coding sequence ATGAGCTCCCGAGCCGAGAAGACCGCGCTGTTCGAGGCCATCGCACTGATGGGCAAGGCGTTCGCCAGTCCCCGTCGCCTCGAGCTCCTGGATCTCCTCGCCCAGGCGCCGCGGTCCGTCGATGAGCTGGCGAGGGCCAGCGATCAGTCGACGGCCAACACGTCGCAGCACCTGCAGGCGCTGCACGCCGCCGGTGTCGTCACCCGAGCGCGCGAGGGCACAAGCGTGCGCTACGCCCTGGCCGGCGACGAGGTCCTGAGGTTGTGGCTCTCCCTACGAGAGACATCTGTCGCACAGCTGGCCGAGGTCGAGCGGGCGGCCGGCGAGTACCTCGGCGAGGACGTCGAGGCGATCGGCCGCGACGAGCTGATCGCCCGCCTGCGTCGCGGCGAGGTGATGGTCATCGACGTCCGGCCGTCCGAGGAGTTCGCGGCCGGCCACATCGACGGTGCCCGCTCGATCCCGATCGACGAGCTGCGCGACAGGCTGGCCGAGCTTCCCGCCGATCGCGAGGTCGTCGCCTACTGCCGCGGCCCGTTCTGCGCCTACGCCCACGAGGCGGTACGCCAGCTGCGCGCCGCCGGCCGTGACGCCAGGCGCCTCCAGGAAGGCTGGCCCGAGTGGCGGCTCGCGACCCAGCCGCGAATGAACCAGCGAGCCGCCTGA
- a CDS encoding MBL fold metallo-hydrolase produces the protein MLGCKTHSSFAVVEPHADLVDDYIALAEAQGSTITAVFDTHVQADHVSGMAELVARTGAIAYLPVGAGVDFDHRPMGDLEVVVLGNVEVQAMATPGHAVAHHAYLVTDHTRADEPWFVLTGDALLVGDAGRPDLHAHGEHTVEAMARELYRSITQRLLALSDDVLLYPSHYSGSLCGRGLSANPASTIGFERRHNVALQHGDEDAFVKALVQDIPPRPEQQAAIVAANRAGHPLADVT, from the coding sequence GTGCTCGGCTGCAAGACGCACAGCTCGTTCGCCGTGGTCGAGCCGCACGCCGATCTCGTCGACGACTACATTGCGCTGGCCGAGGCGCAGGGCTCGACGATCACGGCCGTCTTCGATACGCACGTCCAGGCCGACCACGTGTCGGGGATGGCTGAGCTGGTCGCACGCACCGGCGCGATCGCATACCTGCCCGTGGGCGCCGGCGTGGACTTCGATCATCGTCCGATGGGTGATCTGGAGGTCGTCGTGCTCGGCAACGTCGAGGTGCAGGCGATGGCGACGCCAGGCCACGCGGTCGCCCATCACGCCTACCTGGTCACTGATCACACGCGCGCCGACGAACCGTGGTTCGTGCTGACCGGCGACGCGCTGCTGGTCGGCGACGCCGGGCGCCCCGACCTGCACGCCCACGGCGAGCACACCGTCGAGGCGATGGCGCGGGAGCTGTACCGCTCGATCACACAGCGGCTGCTGGCACTGTCCGACGACGTGCTGCTGTACCCCTCGCACTACTCCGGCTCGCTCTGCGGCCGCGGCCTGTCGGCCAACCCCGCCTCGACGATCGGCTTCGAACGCCGCCATAACGTCGCACTGCAGCATGGCGACGAGGACGCCTTCGTGAAGGCCTTGGTGCAGGACATCCCGCCGAGGCCCGAACAGCAGGCCGCAATCGTCGCCGCCAACCGCGCCGGGCACCCGCTCGCCGACGTGACATGA